The proteins below come from a single Nitrosospira sp. Is2 genomic window:
- a CDS encoding lysine N(6)-hydroxylase/L-ornithine N(5)-oxygenase family protein, whose protein sequence is MHIYDLIGIGFGPSNIALAITLEEKRQEGYNVDSFFIEKQPSFAWHANMMLDNTHMQISFLKDLATMRNPSSHFTFINYLHQKQRLQDFINLKTFFPSRHEFNDYLGWAAAHFNHRCAYGEEVLEVLPEKRNDEIALLRIRSRDAGNTIHERLARNLIVSVGGVPSIPPCFTPLKDDVRVFHSNSYLREIAQHASAERIAVIGAGQSASEIFMDLHGRPNAPHVDLIMRARAIKPSDDSPFVNEIFNPDFTDFVFSHPDQDRAALLDEFWHTNYAAPDLVLIEQIFNVFYQQRVAGNARHRFLRRHEVAAAHALPDGIRLLLRNLNDGSEHLATYDAVVLATGYSRDHHKSLLGQLSPYMDGFTVDRQYRLQSTDNFRPAIFLQGACESSHGLSDTLLSVTAVRTYEIGQALLGAVDQQTGKQTDNPIRAVASR, encoded by the coding sequence ATGCATATTTACGATCTGATCGGTATCGGCTTCGGGCCCTCCAATATCGCCCTTGCCATCACTTTGGAGGAAAAAAGACAGGAGGGCTACAACGTTGACTCCTTCTTTATCGAAAAACAGCCGAGTTTCGCCTGGCATGCCAACATGATGCTGGACAACACGCATATGCAGATATCCTTCCTTAAGGATCTGGCGACCATGCGCAACCCGTCGAGCCATTTCACGTTTATCAATTACCTCCATCAGAAGCAAAGGCTACAGGACTTCATTAATCTGAAAACGTTTTTTCCGAGTCGTCACGAGTTCAACGACTACTTGGGGTGGGCAGCGGCGCATTTCAACCACCGCTGCGCATACGGTGAAGAAGTTTTGGAAGTGCTGCCCGAGAAGCGTAATGACGAAATCGCGCTGCTGCGTATTCGTTCGCGCGATGCCGGCAACACCATCCATGAGCGCTTGGCACGCAACCTCATCGTCAGCGTAGGAGGCGTGCCGAGCATCCCACCATGTTTTACACCGCTAAAAGACGACGTTCGGGTATTTCATTCCAATAGCTATCTCCGAGAGATCGCACAGCACGCATCCGCCGAAAGGATAGCGGTCATAGGCGCCGGTCAAAGTGCATCCGAGATTTTCATGGATCTGCACGGCAGGCCCAACGCGCCACACGTCGACCTCATCATGCGCGCCCGCGCGATCAAGCCTTCAGACGACAGTCCATTCGTCAACGAAATTTTCAATCCGGATTTCACCGACTTCGTTTTTAGCCACCCGGATCAGGACCGGGCTGCACTGCTTGATGAATTCTGGCACACCAACTATGCCGCGCCCGACCTCGTCCTGATCGAGCAGATCTTCAATGTTTTCTATCAGCAGAGAGTTGCCGGGAACGCACGCCATAGGTTCCTCCGTCGTCATGAAGTCGCCGCTGCTCACGCGTTGCCGGATGGCATCCGGCTGCTCCTGCGGAACCTGAACGATGGTAGCGAGCATCTAGCCACCTACGATGCGGTCGTGCTAGCAACCGGGTATAGCCGGGATCATCATAAGTCGCTACTGGGACAGCTTTCGCCTTATATGGACGGCTTCACCGTGGACCGTCAATACCGCTTGCAGAGCACGGACAACTTCAGACCAGCCATCTTCCTCCAGGGCGCGTGCGAATCGAGCCACGGCCTGAGCGATACGTTACTTTCGGTAACCGCTGTCCGCACCTATGAGATAGGTCAGGCACTGCTGGGCGCAGTAG